A DNA window from Clostridia bacterium contains the following coding sequences:
- a CDS encoding FAD:protein FMN transferase, whose product MRRFAAFALILCVIFAFAACAPVEETVAGFSMGSSFYVNYYGSSEIDREVRDLLDSIDRTYSATFDFSTVSKINSADAGDEILLSEAEIAVFRRIFEISEETDGAFDPSILPLVRAWGFDPPFSYNGKTPPSEDAIAAAKRVSELSHFYFNDNSRSIVKLEKDSALDFGAAIKGYAAQKLVELLKGKVDSALVNVGGTVGAVNADYPIGIQPPRDSDFEFVFSFTLNDGEVCATSGDYENYYLYNGARYHHILDAATGYPSKSGVIAASVISKDGLLSDALATAAVVLGKEGALSLFKKFGVRGAIITEEKEIYTFDLPIKIKDRSYVLLASESEE is encoded by the coding sequence ATGAGAAGATTTGCGGCTTTTGCGCTGATTCTTTGCGTTATCTTCGCTTTTGCCGCTTGCGCGCCCGTGGAAGAGACCGTTGCGGGATTTTCCATGGGCTCTTCTTTTTACGTCAATTATTACGGATCCTCGGAGATCGATCGAGAGGTCCGCGATTTGTTGGATTCGATCGATCGGACGTACTCCGCGACCTTTGATTTCTCGACGGTTTCGAAGATCAATTCGGCGGATGCGGGCGACGAGATCCTTTTATCCGAAGCGGAAATCGCGGTCTTTCGCCGCATTTTCGAAATCTCGGAGGAAACGGACGGCGCGTTCGATCCGTCGATCTTGCCCCTCGTCCGCGCTTGGGGCTTCGATCCGCCTTTTTCGTATAACGGAAAGACGCCCCCGAGCGAAGACGCGATCGCGGCGGCGAAGCGCGTTTCCGAACTTTCTCATTTTTATTTCAATGATAATTCCCGCTCGATCGTCAAACTCGAAAAGGATTCCGCGCTCGATTTCGGCGCGGCGATCAAAGGATATGCGGCGCAAAAGCTGGTCGAACTTTTGAAAGGGAAGGTCGATTCCGCTCTCGTAAACGTCGGCGGGACGGTCGGCGCGGTAAATGCGGATTATCCGATCGGGATTCAACCGCCGCGCGACAGCGATTTTGAGTTCGTTTTTTCGTTTACTCTAAATGACGGCGAAGTCTGCGCCACGAGCGGCGACTATGAAAATTACTACCTTTATAACGGCGCGCGCTATCATCATATCCTCGACGCCGCTACGGGTTACCCCTCGAAAAGCGGCGTGATCGCCGCTTCGGTGATTTCAAAAGACGGGCTTCTTTCGGACGCGCTTGCGACTGCCGCCGTCGTCCTCGGAAAGGAAGGCGCGCTTTCCTTATTCAAAAAGTTCGGCGTTCGCGGCGCGATCATAACCGAGGAAAAAGAAATTTACACCTTTGATCTTCCGATCAAGATCAAAGATCGTAGCTACGTTTTGCTTGCTTCGGAGAGCGAAGAATGA
- a CDS encoding NusG domain II-containing protein: protein MKKRKEKYALFRAPDLLILLIVLCLIGGTLFLIFSPEKGSAAEVYVEGRKVATLPLNQDKVLSLDHLKIIVSGGKVWVEESDCPNKICEKTGKISKKGQAIVCLPNKVAIRISGKGEVEAIV, encoded by the coding sequence ATGAAGAAAAGAAAAGAGAAATACGCGCTTTTCCGCGCCCCCGATCTTTTGATCCTTTTAATCGTGTTATGCCTGATCGGCGGAACTCTTTTTTTGATTTTTTCGCCCGAAAAAGGGAGTGCGGCGGAAGTCTACGTCGAGGGTAGGAAGGTCGCGACCCTTCCTTTGAATCAAGATAAAGTCCTGTCGCTCGATCATTTGAAGATCATCGTTTCGGGTGGAAAGGTTTGGGTGGAAGAGTCGGACTGCCCGAATAAAATCTGCGAAAAAACGGGAAAAATCTCGAAAAAGGGGCAGGCGATCGTCTGCCTTCCGAATAAAGTCGCGATCCGTATTTCAGGAAAAGGCGAAGTGGAGGCGATCGTATGA
- a CDS encoding Gx transporter family protein, translating into MTARKVASLGALLAVALLMGFVENMLPPVLPVLPYCRLGLGNVAILLCLMWFGLPYAAVIGVLKCVIVGLFSGAPIAILYSLAGTALSLVGTWLLLKLSLNGVPAISAFGGVLHNVGQVLVAILLTQTTAVAVFLVYLALFGAIAGILTGFIAYFVYRALPKGDKNES; encoded by the coding sequence ATGACGGCGAGAAAGGTTGCTTCGCTCGGCGCGCTTCTTGCGGTCGCGCTTTTGATGGGATTCGTCGAGAATATGCTCCCGCCCGTGCTTCCCGTCCTGCCGTATTGCAGGCTCGGACTCGGAAACGTCGCGATCCTTTTATGCTTAATGTGGTTCGGTCTTCCTTATGCCGCCGTGATCGGCGTTTTGAAATGCGTGATCGTCGGGCTGTTTTCGGGCGCGCCGATCGCGATCCTTTACTCCCTTGCGGGGACCGCGCTTTCCCTCGTCGGAACGTGGCTATTATTGAAACTTTCCTTAAACGGCGTTCCCGCGATCAGCGCGTTTGGCGGCGTCCTTCATAACGTGGGGCAAGTCCTCGTCGCGATTCTTTTGACGCAGACGACCGCCGTCGCCGTCTTTCTCGTCTATCTCGCGCTGTTCGGCGCGATCGCGGGCATTCTTACGGGGTTTATCGCGTATTTCGTCTATCGCGCGCTCCCGAAAGGAGATAAAAATGAGTCTTGA